AATGAAGAAGACGAAGCTAATCAGCTCAGGCGTGGCATGTCTTTTAGGCTTGACCATCATCTCGGGATGCAGTTCACAATCCGTAGACAATACCAATTCGAAAGAAGGAAGAACATCAAACGAAAGCCAGTCCAGTCCTGAGGTTGAAAGCATTAAAGTGGAGAATTCCGTTGATGTTCAAGTAGAGGAAGTCATAGAAGGAGAACTTAAAGACTCCGGCAGATTGCTGGCGGAGGTATTCGCTAACACGGATGTGAGTATTTACGGCAAAACTACCGGAACCGTCTCACAAATCCTGGTGAAAAAAGGGGACACCGTAAAAAAAGGACAAGTCATCGGAAAGCTGGATCAAACCGAAGCGCAATTGAAACTGCGCCAAGCGGAGGCGGCATTAGCAGTCGCCAAGGCGAATCTAGAGCATTCCAACAAAATGGGGACGTCTGGCGAATTGGCAAACAGCCAACTGAAGCAGGCGGAGCAAACCTTTGCGAGTGTCAAGCGAACGATGGAACAAGGCTTGACGCTGGCGCAGGCAAATTACAACCGCTCGAAAAAGCTGTTTGAAGAGAAAGCTTTGTCCAAAGGTGAGCTTGAGAATGCAGAAAACGCGTATCTGCAAGCAAAAAACCAGTATCAAAGCCAGCTGGATCAGGCGCAAACTGCTTTAATTAATGCCAGGTCGCAAGTGAATACAGCCGATAAAAATGGACGAGTCACGCAAGCAAGTGTGCAACAGGGACAGGTTGAAGTGGACATCTCCAGGAATGCGTTGGAAAACACGCTGATCAAATCAACAATTGACGGCATTGTCACCGATATCCAAGTCCAAGAAGGCGATACGATCAATCCGCAAAAGCCTGTTGCAACAGTCATTAACCTTGACCCGATGATTGTGAAGGTGAATGTGTCCGAAAAATCGTTGGCTAGCTTCAAAAAAGGAACACAACTAAATTTGCAGGTTCCCTCTCAAAATATCAAGGTCAACGGCAGCATTACCTACGTGGGACTAAAGGCTGCTGACCAATCTAAGCTTTTTCCCGTGGAAATAGAAGTACCAAATCCAAAAGGTACGCTACTTCCCGGAATGAAGGCAGAAGTCTCTTCCAGCCACGGACAAGCAGGGATTCTCATACCGACAGATGCCATCCTTGAGCGAAATGGGAAATCAGTAGCCTACGTTGTGAATGGCGAGAGAGTAGCCGAGAAGGAAATCGCGATTGCTTCGAAAGGAACGGAGAAGACGCTTATCGGTTCCGGAGTGAAACCAGGAGACAAGGTAGTGATCAAGGGACAATCCCAATTAAAAGATCAGGCAAAAATTCGCATTGTTCCCTAAGGAATAACGAGGAGGATACCTATGCAAAAGATGAACGTTTCCCAGAACCGATGGCTACTCTCTGCAAAAATGACAGCAGAGGCAGAAGTGCTATTATTTTGCTTTCACTATGCTGGTGGTCACGCAGGTATTTATCGGGATTGGCAAAAAAAGCTGCCCGTTCAAATTGGCGTTTGTCCTGTGCAGCTTCCCGGCAGAAGTAATCGCTTCTTAGAGCCTTGCTACACGGATTTGTCTGTAATGATTCGTGATTTGGCAGAAGCGCTTCTTCCGTATCTAAATCGACCGTTTGCGTTTTTTGGACATAGCATGGGAACGCTGGTTAGCTTTGAACTGGCCAGATATTTACGCAAACATTACAACCTCAAGCCGCAACACTTGTTTGCATCCGGATACCATGCCCCGCATCTGCCAGATCCGGGTGAAGCCATTCATCATCTCCCAGATCAAGAGTTTCTGGAGGGAGTTCGAACAATGAATGGCACGCCAAAGGAAATTTTTGAGGACAAGGAGATTCTGAATATGCTTCTCCCTACGCTTCGGGCCGATTTCTCGATATGCGAGACGTATCGCTATCAAGACGGGGAACCGCTGGAGTCCGGAGTGACGGCCATTGGCGGTTGGCAGGACCCGGATTTTTCCGTAACACATCTCGAAGCCTGGAGAGAACATACCAACGCTTCTTTTCAAACGCATATACTGGAAGGCGACCATTTTTTCATCCATTCTCAACAGGACCAAGTCATTTCTATTGTCGGGTCAACTCTTCAAAATTATATTGCCGGGTATAGGGGGATTGGATGATGACAGGAAAAGCAACACGAGAGGGGACACAGCGCCTAGCACAGGCCAATCCCCATCTTTTCTATAAGCAATTTGGCAGCTTCGATGTGTGGATCAGTCAGGTTGGATTCGGAACGTACCGGATTGATGAACAGGATGAGCAGTACCAGCAGGCACTCCGCAAAGCGCTGCTCGAAGGAATTAACTTGATTGACACAAGTAGTATGTATACAAATGGTAGCGCGGAGAAAGTCATCGGTCATGTGCTGAAGCAGCTGATAAGTGAAGAAAAAATAAAGCGGGAAGAGCTTGTAATCGTGTCTAAGGCCGGTATCGTCCAAGGCGAAGATTCCGAGGAGACGACGAAGAGGACAGCGGAAGGAAAACCGTATCAAGACTTCACGACGGTGCACGAAGGAATGTCGATATGTATCCACCCAGAGTACCTTCAAGACCAGCTGACACGTAGCCTGCAGCGCTTGCAGGTGGACACGATTGATTGCTACATGCTGCACAATCCAGAGTGGTATTTGCTATGGGCCAAAATGAAAAAGATCAAACAACAGGAAGCGTATGATGAATTATTAGAGCGAATGGAGAAGGCTTTTCGACATCTGGAGAAAGAAGTCGAATCAGGTCGGATTCAATGCTATGGTGTCAGTGCCAATTCGTTTGGCAGCAATGTCAAGGAATTTGATTTTGTTGCGCTAGATACCCTCTGGGACATTGCAGAAAAGATTACACCAAATCACCATTTTCGCGTCATCCAGTTTCCAATGAACATGTACGAATCTGGTGCCATACTGGAAAAAAGTCATGCGCAAGGCAAGAGTGCCTTGTTATTTGCCAAGGAAAAGGGACTTGGTGTCATGACCAACCGGACGTTAGATGTGACAGCGAAGGATAAAATCTTCCGCCTGACGAACATCCAACTAGATCTGAGCTCGGTCATTGATGAAAAAGAAGCTACTCGTCGAATCAAGGATTGTCTGAATCGTGTAGATGATGTAGAGGATCAGATCGTCTATCGTGTCTTGCCATTACTGAAAATGGAGAAAGAAGATGTAAAAGAGCTGAAGAAAAAAATATCATCTGGTGCTACACTCCGCAAATACTGGAAAAAGCTATACTCTGCTACAAATGTGCAAAATGTGAGAAACTTCTTGTTTGAGCCGGTCATTGAAGATATTCGTAATACGATTAAAAAACATGATGGCTTGGACGACCAGACACAGCAATGGCTGGATACCTACAAGGCAGCTCTCATGGAGACAGCAGAAGCCTTGAAGAGCTACTACGCCCCCAAAGACTACCAGCGTTCACTGGATATCTCGAGAGAGCTGACGAGGGTGAAGCCGCATTTGATGACAACAGATAACCTCAGCCAAGCAGCGATTAGAACGATGCGCGCCACTCCAGAGGTACACAGCGTCCTCGTGGGGATGAGACGTGAGCATTATGTAGAGGATGTACTCATAGAATTGAAGAGACCTCTAGATACGATCATGCAAGAAGAAGACTGGCACACGATGACCCAAACCCTTAAAGCAATTATTAGCTAAAAACAATACCCAAATAGTAAAACCACCTTATGGAATCGTGTAACAACAACGATTTCATAAGGTGGTTATTTTTCATACTTTCGATTATTTCCACTTGCTGATGATATGCTCGCGATCAAACACTTTAATACTTGTCTGGAACAAGATCAGGGCAACCACCGCACAAAGCGTAACCATTCCCAGATAGATTACCGGATTGCTCATCATGGAAAGGAAGATGACCTGACTGACAGCAAGTCCGATGATTGGCAGCACCAGTATGGCACCAAATTGTTGGGCTGCTGCGACGTTGTCAACCTTGGAGGAAACAATGACGCTCATGGATACACTGATAATCGAAATAAATGGAACCAGCAGGAGCATCGCGAGAATAAATACGATGGAAAAATACTCGCTGGCATTGTCAAAGGTTGCAAAGATGAACCCTAGAAAGATTAGCTGGACCACCCAGGTCAAAGCGATGGAAGGCAAGGAGTAAGCTAGGACCTTACCCAGCAAAAACTCCTTGGTGGAAATTGGGGTGACCAGTACGCTTTCCAATGTTCCTGTCATTTTTTCCATGATGATGCTCGTCGTGGCGAATGTTAAGGGGATCATCGCCGGTACGATCAGGAACAAGAGGAAATAGAAGCGGGCAATGGCAATATGACCATCTTCACCTGCCATGTTAAGGAGGGGATTGGTCAATTTCATCAGGTTAAGGATGAACTCCATCTTACCGTTTTGGGCAAATACTGTGGTGATCAGAGCGACAACCAATATAACGAATGGTGCAGCAAGATTGGTAATCAATACGGAGCGTGCAGCGAAAAGCTCCTTCCATTCCCGGATAATAACAAATCCCGGCATCCTAGATCGCCTCCTTTTCTTGGTTCAACAAGCTGAGATAGGAGTCCTCCAGTGACACGGAGATGGGAGCTATGTAATTGACCGTAATATCCGCTGCGACCAGCTTTTTGATTAGCTGTGGGTTCGAGTCCTTCGGATTGGCTACCCTCAGGTGGAACTGGTCTTCGGTGCGCTTATACGTCTCCACTTCCTCGGCGGCTTTAATAATCTGTTCCGACTTATGCGTATCCGCTCCTACGTCAAGAAGCACATTGTAGGTGGTCCACTCTTCGCGGAACTTCTGTGGGGTCGTTAAACGAATTACTTGACCCTTAATGATGGCGAACTCATGACATAACTCATCAATTTCTGCCAGGATATGTGAGCAAAAGATGATCGTCTTTCCAGACGCAGCCCACTCGCGAATCAGGTCTTTCAGCTTCCGAGTGCTGACAGGGTCGAGATTGGCTGTGACCTCGTCTAAGAAAAGCACCTCTGGATCGTGTAAAATCGCGCAAACAATCGAAAGTTTTTGTTTCATTCCTTTTGACAATCTGCCAGCAGGATCGTTTCTTCTGTCCCACAAATCGAACTGGCGCAGCAAATACTCGATGCGTGAAGCCCGCTTCGCTTTGGGCATTTGGTAGCAGGAGGCGAAGAATTCCAGGTTGTCCAACAGAGAAAGCTTGTCATACACCCCGGGAGATTCTGTTACGCAACCAATTTTTTTGCGAATCTCTTCTTTATTTTTGCTGATTTGGTGACCGAGAATGGTGACTTCTCCTGACGTAGGCTCAATAAGGCAGGACAGGATTCGAAGGGAGGTTGTTTTTCCAGCTCCATTAGGTCCAAGTAGACCAAAAATCGTACCTTTGGGAATCGAGAGGGAAATGCCATCGAGAACTTTTTTGTCTCCAAATGATTTTTTGAGATCCTTAATGACGATTGCAGGCTCCATAAAAAAATCCCCTTTCCTAAGATTTCTCTGTGACTCCAATTGCGTGTGCAGTACTCATATCGTAACCTTTTTATCCAATTCGGAATATTAAAAGACTGTAAAAGTGATGCATTAAATACAAAAATCGTCAGAAACAACTGGAAATGGAGACACAGAGGCAATTTCATTTCAGAGTGAAATGTCATGTTGACCGAAGAGTAGCGTTGAAAACGGGAGTTGTCAGAAAATGTCAGTTTTTACCAGTGGTAAACTTACCTCCTTTCATCGCTCAAAACTAGCAGAGTAGCGCCTTTTTGCGTTCTTTCCTCTAATTGTTGGGCACAAAAAAATAAAAAAATTTACATACAACTACTTGCAGAAAACCATATTTTTGAGTTATATGTAAAATCATGTAACAAAAAGTAAAAAAGTGGCACAACTTCCATCTAGGATGATTTTCAATCGAAGTCAACTTTTTGTCAACGAAATTATGAGAAATGCTGGTGATGTTTTTTTGAGAATACTATTCCTAACAACATTCATGAGCAAAGAAAACAGGATTGTCCAGTACTTGGAATCAAGAAACCACGAAGTCATCGTGTGCACGAAAAAATGGGAGCAACAAACCGAATATTTGGAAGAAGTCGATTACGTTGTCAGTTACGCGTACGGCTATATTCTGGGTAAGGAAATCGTTTCCCATTTCAAAGGGCGCATTCTCAATCTACATACATCCCTCTTGCCCTGGAACAAGGGGAGAGACCCTGTTTTCTGGAGTATTTGGGATGAGACACCAAAAGGGGTTACGCTCCACCTCATAGACGAGAACATCGATACAGGCAATATTCTTGTTCAGGAAGAGATTTCTTTTGATGAAGAAGATACACTGATCGATTGTTACAACAAAGCGAATCAAGTGATTGAAGACCTGTTCATCCGAGAGTGGGAGAACATCGTCAGTGGGCGGATCACACCAATTCCGCAACCATCTGGTGGAACGATTCACTACAAAAAAGACCGAGATTTCTACAAAAACCTGAATATGACCACCGTAAAAGAACTGCTGGCCTTAAAGCGTTTTTGTTGGGAACGAACACAAGTGGAGAAGCAGAGCGATAAAACCTATCATCAGTTGTTTGAACGACAAGTCGAAGTGTCACCGGACAGTCTAGCAGTTGTCTATCAAGACAAGTCCCTGACATACAAACAGCTTAATGAGCGAGCCAATCAGCTAGCCCATAACCTTTGTGCCAAAGGAATTAAGCCCGACGATCTTGTGGCGCTCATGATGGACAGATCACTGGATATGCTGGTGAGTATTCTCGCCGTTCTAAAGGCTGGAGCAGCATATCTCCCAATCGATCTAGATTATCCGGATGAACGAATTGCTTATATGTTAAACGACAGTGGTGCACCCGTTTTATTGACACAGACTCCGCTTATAGAGAAGGCGAAAAGCATCTGCGAAGTAGAAGTGATCGATGTGTGTGACCCTGGTAGCTTCAGCGACAGAAGAGAGAATCTACAACATGTCAATCGATCAACAGATCTCGTCTATGTCATGTATACATCGGGATCGACAGGCTTGGCGAAAGGCGTCATGATCGAGCATCGCAACTTGGTAAACTTTTGTGAATGGCATCGCCAGTACTTCGAAGTGAGCTCTGAAGACAAAGCCCTTGTCTATTCCAGTTTTGCATTTGACGGATCTGCCTTAGATATTTTTCCCTATCTGCTCACGGGCGCTTTGTTACACATCGTGCCAGCTGCACTGAAGTATGATCTGATTGCCTTGAATGATTATTGTAATCAAGAAGGTATTACGATCAGCTTTTTTCCGACAGGAGCAGCAGAACAGTTCATGCAGATGGATAATCGTTCTTTTCGAGTGATGCTCACAGGCGGGGATGTACTAAAAAGGGTTGAACGGCGCGGTGCTTACAAGCTTTACAACTTGTATGGGCCGACAGAGTGCACGATTGTTGCTACTACTTTTGAGGTGGACAAGCAATACCAAAGTATTCCGATTGGCAAGCCTATCGCTCATACTTACATCCTCATTTTGGACGAAAAGCTGGCATTGCAGCCGATTGGGGTGGCGGGCGAGGTATTTATCCTCGGTGAAGCGTTGGGACGAGGATACGTGAACCGACCAGATTTGACTGCTGAAAAATACATCACTCATCCTCAGACAGGTGAGCGCATGTACCGTACGGGAGATAGAGCACGCTGGTTGCCTGACGGGAACATCGAGTTTTTGGGCCGCCTCGACAATTTGGTAAAAATTCGCGGATATCGAATCGAGCCAGGAGAAATTGAGCCTTTCCTCATGAATCATCCAAAGGTCGAAATGGCAACCGTTATCGCCAAAGAACGGGAGGATGGCCGCAAATTCTTAGTTAGCTATTATGTTGCTCCTGATGAAATCCCTTTTCACGAGCTGAGGGAATGGCTCGGAAATGATCTTCCTGAGTACATGATCCCGACGCACTTTGTTCACATGGAGACTCTACCACTCACCACGAATGGAAAGGTAGATAAGCGGGCGCTGCCAGATGTACAGGGAGATGAGGAGCTGCTGAGGGAATATTATGTCGGGCCAACTGATAAGCTTGAACAACAATTGGCTCACGTGTGGAGCAGCGTGCTAGGAATTTTGCAGGTGGGAATCGACGACCATTTTCTTGAATGCGGTGGGGACTCGATCAAGGCCATGCAACTCATTTCCCAGTTCAAGAATATCGGATTCGATTTGAGATATGACCAGCTTTTTAAGCATCCAACGATTCGCCAATTGAAACGTTTGTTCACAGAGCAAGAGCAGACGAACCTACAACCATTGCAGGAGCTGGGCGTACAACAGGAATACGAGACGTCCGCGGTGGAGAAACGCATGTACTTCATTCAGCAGCAGGATGTAGAGTCGATTGCATACAACGTGACATTCACGGTTGACTTTCCCCATTCCGTAGATGTGGAGCATATCCAGATGGCCTTGCAGGAGCTGGTGATGCGTCACGAAGGATTACGAAGCACGTATCACATGCATGATGACGAAATCGTAAAACGAATTGTCACGTTCGCCGAACTATCCTTTGTCCGTCAAACGGGTGCAGAAGAGGTACTACACAGCCTACTAGCAGAGCACATCAAGCCATTTGATTTGGCAAAAGCGCCATTGCTCCGGGCTGGAATCATTGAAACTCCTGACAAACAGGTTCTCTGGCTCGACTCCCATCACATCCTCATGGATGGCTTATCCAAGTCGATTTTGTTACGGGAATTACAGACTTTACTCGAACGACAGCAGCTTCTCCCTTTACAGAGTACCTATAAGTCGTTTGCGCACTGGCAAAATGACTGGTATTCAAGCGAGGAATACAAACAGCAAGCTGCTTACTGGAAAACCCTCCTTGAGGGCGAGCTTCCTGTTGTCCAGCTTCCTACACGAAAACGTCCGCCGCAACTGACATTTGATGGGACTACGATCACGTATCGCGCAACCAAAGAACTCACGAGAAAGCTCAAGTCCACAGCAACCAAACACGATGGAACCCTCTATATGCTGATGCTCACCATCGTATCTGTCTGGCTATCCAAAATGAATAACGACAGCAAGCAAGTTATACTAGGTACCGTAACAGATGGAAGACAGCATCCGGATACCCGAGAGATACTTGGGATGTTCGTGAATACCTTGCCACTTCTACTCTCGATTGAGCATGAAGAAAGCTTTTTATATAACCTGCAACAGGTTAAGCAAGAGCTTTTATCTGCTTTGCAAAACCAGTACGTTCCCTTTGATAAAATTCTCGAAGGCTCTGGCGCAAAACGCGACGGGAATCGCCATCCCCTGTTTGATGTGATGTTCATGATGCAAAGCGCATCGGAGACAGGGTTGGAAAATCACACGCGTCATATCAATAACAGGATTAGCAAGTTCGACCTGACACTCGAAGCAGTGGAGCGGGAGAATGAGCTGCATATTGTTTTTGAATACAACACACGGTTGTTTGATGAAAGCATGATCAACCGCATGATTGCGCAGTTTGAACATCTCCTTTTGCAAGCTGTTCACGGCTTGGAGGAGCAAGTTAAAACGTTTGAACTAATGCCCCAAGAGCAACGCCTCAATTTGTTACTAGGGGTAAACGATACATCCAAAACATACTCCAGCAAATTGATCATGCAGTTGTTAGAAGAATGGGCGACTGCTACACCGGACAAGATCGCATTGGTACTCGGCGAACAGTGCATGACGTATCGAGAGCTGAACGAACGAGCAAACCAACTGGCACATACCCTCCGAGCAAAAGGGGTGCAACCAGACGATCTGGTGATGCTTATAGCGGAACGATCCTTTGAGATGATAGTGGTCATTCTCGCCGTGTTAAAAGCAGGTGGAGCCTATCTGCCAATCGATCCGAACAGTCCGACGGAGCGAATTTCCTACATTTTCACAGACAGCGGCGCCAAGCTAGTGGTAGCACAGACCCGTTTCGTTGAAAAAGCAAGCTTTACAGCGAATGTTATGGATTTGAATAGCGAGAGTAGCTTTTCCCCAGATACAAGCAATCTACCATTGGTTAACATGCCGGATGACCTCGTGTATGTCATGTACACATCGGGCTCAACCGGGAAGCCAAAAGGCGTGATGATTGAACACGGGGGACTGCTTAATGTACTCCATGCCATGCAGGATGAATATCCGCTTACGTGTGAAGATGCAATCCTGCTGAAGACGACCTACATTTTTGATATCTCTGTTGCCGAAATTTTCGGGTGGATTCCTGGAAATGGAAGGTTAGTCATTCTCGAGCCAGAGGCGGAAAAGAACCCCAAAGAAATATGGCAGGCCGTAGTCAAAGACGGGGTTACCCACATCAATTTCGTGCCATCCATGTTGATTCCGTTCGTCGAATATCTGGAGGGGACAAACGAATCAAACCGATTGCGGTACATCCTTGCTTGCGGGGAAGCGATGCCGGATGATCTCGTGCCAAAGGTGTATGAAGTACTGCCGGAGGTGAAATTGGAAAACATCTACGGGCCAACAGAAGCGACCATCTATACGTCCCGTTATTCGCTCGCAAAACACTCACTGGAGAATCCTGTCCCCATCGGAAAGCCACTGCCCAACTATCGAATGTACATCGTCAATCAGTACGGACAGTTGCAGCCTATAGGCGTTCCGGGCGAACTATGCATTGCTGGAATAAGCTTGGCGAGAGGATATTTGAATAACGAAGAGCTGACCGCTGAAAAGTTTGTTGCCCATCCATTAGAGGCTGGAAAGCGTATCTATCGCACTGGCGACCTGGCACGCTATCGTGAGGATGGCAACATCGAGTATCTCGGACGGATGGACCATCAGGTAAAAATTCGTGGATACCGCATCGAGTTGGATGAAATTCGTAGCAAACTGATCCACGAAGAGTCTATTGATGATGCGGTGGTTATGGCCCGAGTGGACCAGAACAATCAGGCATACTTATGCGCCTATCTGCTTTCCGCGAAGGAATGGACAGTCAGTCAATTGCGCGACTTGCTTCGCCGCGATTTGCCAGAATATATGATACCTGCCCACTTCGTTCTTATGAAGGAGTTTCCCCTTACTTCCAACGGCAAGCTAGATCGCAAGGCCCTGCCCGAACCGGATGGAAGTGTGAGAAGCGAAGTGGAATTTGTAGCACCGCGCTCTGAAATGGAAAAGATTCTTGCTGGAATTTGGGGAGAAGTACTTGGCATCGAGAGAGTAGGGATTCAAGACAGCTTTTTCGAGCTTGGTGGGGATTCAATCAAGGGTTTGCAGATCGCGTCTCGTCTGCAACGGATGAATCTCATGATGGCAGTCAATCATCTGTTTAAATATCCAACGATCGAACAAATGGCACCGTTTATCATTTCCGAGAGTATCAATATCGATCAGGGACTGGTTACAGGGCCTGTCTTACTTACACCGATCCAGCACTACTTCTTTGAACGGATTACATCAAGCAGACAGCACTGGAATCAAGCAATGATGGTTTTCAGCCGAGAGGGCTTTCATAGCGAGCTACTGATGGAGTCTCTCCATGCGCTAGTCCTTCATCATGATGCCCTGCGCATGAGCTTTACCGAATCGGATGAGGGATTTGTCCAATTCAATCGGGGCGACGATGGTAATCTGTTCGTATTCCAAGTGTTTGATTTTACAGAAGAGCTGAATGCTCGAAACAAAGTGGAAGAAGAAGCAAACCGTCTGCAAGCCAGAATGAATTTACAAGAGGGACCTCTGGTTCAAGTAGCGCTTTTCAAGACCAGAGCAGGTGACCATCTGCTTTTTGCGATTCACCATTTGGTTGTTGACGGTGTGTCCTGGCGAATCCTTCTGGAAGACTTCCGAATAGCCTATCAGCAAGTAGCCTCAGGTAATCCAATTGCTATACCGGAAAAAACACATTCTTATCAAAAATGGGCAAAAGAGCTGAAAACCTTTGCCAATAGCAAGAAGCTTGTCAATGAACTAGCTTATTGGAAAAAAGTCGAATCCATTCCGTCCC
The window above is part of the Brevibacillus brevis NBRC 100599 genome. Proteins encoded here:
- a CDS encoding efflux RND transporter periplasmic adaptor subunit; protein product: MKKTKLISSGVACLLGLTIISGCSSQSVDNTNSKEGRTSNESQSSPEVESIKVENSVDVQVEEVIEGELKDSGRLLAEVFANTDVSIYGKTTGTVSQILVKKGDTVKKGQVIGKLDQTEAQLKLRQAEAALAVAKANLEHSNKMGTSGELANSQLKQAEQTFASVKRTMEQGLTLAQANYNRSKKLFEEKALSKGELENAENAYLQAKNQYQSQLDQAQTALINARSQVNTADKNGRVTQASVQQGQVEVDISRNALENTLIKSTIDGIVTDIQVQEGDTINPQKPVATVINLDPMIVKVNVSEKSLASFKKGTQLNLQVPSQNIKVNGSITYVGLKAADQSKLFPVEIEVPNPKGTLLPGMKAEVSSSHGQAGILIPTDAILERNGKSVAYVVNGERVAEKEIAIASKGTEKTLIGSGVKPGDKVVIKGQSQLKDQAKIRIVP
- the lgrE gene encoding linear gramicidin aldoreductase LgrE → MQKMNVSQNRWLLSAKMTAEAEVLLFCFHYAGGHAGIYRDWQKKLPVQIGVCPVQLPGRSNRFLEPCYTDLSVMIRDLAEALLPYLNRPFAFFGHSMGTLVSFELARYLRKHYNLKPQHLFASGYHAPHLPDPGEAIHHLPDQEFLEGVRTMNGTPKEIFEDKEILNMLLPTLRADFSICETYRYQDGEPLESGVTAIGGWQDPDFSVTHLEAWREHTNASFQTHILEGDHFFIHSQQDQVISIVGSTLQNYIAGYRGIG
- a CDS encoding aldo/keto reductase; amino-acid sequence: MMTGKATREGTQRLAQANPHLFYKQFGSFDVWISQVGFGTYRIDEQDEQYQQALRKALLEGINLIDTSSMYTNGSAEKVIGHVLKQLISEEKIKREELVIVSKAGIVQGEDSEETTKRTAEGKPYQDFTTVHEGMSICIHPEYLQDQLTRSLQRLQVDTIDCYMLHNPEWYLLWAKMKKIKQQEAYDELLERMEKAFRHLEKEVESGRIQCYGVSANSFGSNVKEFDFVALDTLWDIAEKITPNHHFRVIQFPMNMYESGAILEKSHAQGKSALLFAKEKGLGVMTNRTLDVTAKDKIFRLTNIQLDLSSVIDEKEATRRIKDCLNRVDDVEDQIVYRVLPLLKMEKEDVKELKKKISSGATLRKYWKKLYSATNVQNVRNFLFEPVIEDIRNTIKKHDGLDDQTQQWLDTYKAALMETAEALKSYYAPKDYQRSLDISRELTRVKPHLMTTDNLSQAAIRTMRATPEVHSVLVGMRREHYVEDVLIELKRPLDTIMQEEDWHTMTQTLKAIIS
- a CDS encoding ABC transporter permease; amino-acid sequence: MPGFVIIREWKELFAARSVLITNLAAPFVILVVALITTVFAQNGKMEFILNLMKLTNPLLNMAGEDGHIAIARFYFLLFLIVPAMIPLTFATTSIIMEKMTGTLESVLVTPISTKEFLLGKVLAYSLPSIALTWVVQLIFLGFIFATFDNASEYFSIVFILAMLLLVPFISIISVSMSVIVSSKVDNVAAAQQFGAILVLPIIGLAVSQVIFLSMMSNPVIYLGMVTLCAVVALILFQTSIKVFDREHIISKWK
- a CDS encoding ABC transporter ATP-binding protein, which codes for MEPAIVIKDLKKSFGDKKVLDGISLSIPKGTIFGLLGPNGAGKTTSLRILSCLIEPTSGEVTILGHQISKNKEEIRKKIGCVTESPGVYDKLSLLDNLEFFASCYQMPKAKRASRIEYLLRQFDLWDRRNDPAGRLSKGMKQKLSIVCAILHDPEVLFLDEVTANLDPVSTRKLKDLIREWAASGKTIIFCSHILAEIDELCHEFAIIKGQVIRLTTPQKFREEWTTYNVLLDVGADTHKSEQIIKAAEEVETYKRTEDQFHLRVANPKDSNPQLIKKLVAADITVNYIAPISVSLEDSYLSLLNQEKEAI